The following are encoded together in the Adhaeribacter arboris genome:
- a CDS encoding MlaD family protein yields MGVAENKRSVLVGIFILLAIIIFVSGVFLLGGQQKRFVNSINIKAVFDDVAGLKPGNNVWFSGVKIGTVKTINFYGESQVEITMSIEDKVRQYIRKDSKARISSESLIGNRIIVLFGGSPQAAPVEENDRVLAENPLNTDDVVETLQENNKNLVGITRDFKTLSTRLVQGQGTMGAILKDSTMADNFRAVVSNLKQASATTVRATGALAAFTNKLNTPDGLASKFLTDTLVFRRLENSVAQIQRSTAAAADITNNLKQVSSKLNSDSNAVGVFLNDAAFADQLRNTMTNLESSTDELDETLKAIQNNFFLKGYFRRKAIRDAREAAKQKEEAAKQKEKAQGK; encoded by the coding sequence ATGGGTGTAGCAGAGAACAAACGTTCCGTACTTGTAGGCATATTTATCTTACTGGCCATTATCATCTTTGTTAGCGGGGTCTTTCTGTTGGGCGGTCAGCAAAAGCGGTTTGTTAACAGCATTAATATTAAAGCCGTTTTCGACGATGTAGCCGGCTTAAAGCCAGGTAATAATGTCTGGTTTTCCGGGGTTAAAATCGGAACCGTTAAAACCATTAATTTCTATGGCGAGTCGCAGGTAGAAATAACCATGAGTATTGAAGATAAAGTACGGCAGTACATCCGGAAAGACTCTAAAGCCCGGATCAGTTCCGAAAGTTTAATCGGCAACCGAATTATCGTGTTATTTGGCGGCAGCCCCCAGGCGGCTCCGGTAGAGGAAAACGATCGGGTATTAGCTGAGAATCCACTTAATACCGATGATGTAGTAGAAACTTTGCAGGAAAATAATAAAAATCTGGTAGGTATTACCCGCGATTTTAAAACGCTTAGTACCCGGCTGGTACAAGGACAAGGCACTATGGGGGCCATTTTAAAGGACTCCACTATGGCAGATAATTTCCGGGCGGTGGTTAGTAACTTAAAACAAGCTTCGGCTACTACCGTGCGGGCAACCGGTGCGCTGGCCGCTTTTACCAACAAGCTCAATACTCCCGATGGTTTGGCAAGTAAATTTTTAACCGATACCCTAGTTTTCCGGCGTTTAGAGAATTCAGTGGCTCAGATACAAAGAAGCACTGCCGCAGCCGCAGATATTACTAATAATTTAAAGCAAGTCAGCAGTAAGTTAAACAGCGATTCTAATGCGGTAGGTGTCTTTTTAAACGATGCTGCTTTTGCCGACCAACTACGCAATACCATGACCAACCTGGAATCCAGCACCGACGAACTGGACGAAACCTTAAAAGCTATTCAGAATAATTTTTTCCTGAAAGGTTACTTCCGGCGCAAAGCAATCCGGGATGCCCGGGAAGCCGCTAAACAAAAAGAAGAAGCGGCTAAACAAAAGGAAAAAGCGCAAGGCAAATAA
- a CDS encoding YitT family protein, translated as MTSISPTHEEQTIFTAIKNIALIICGILAAAFGLKGFLLSSHFIDGGVTGISMLLAQISGFPLYVLILFINLPFIILGYQQMGWRFSFKSAVAIAGLAVCLAVVPFPDVTPDKLLTAVFGGVFIGVGIGLAMRGGAVLDGTEIAALIVSKKYPLLKVSDFILLLNILIFSAAAFLLGIESALYSILTYFAASKMIDFLISGIEQYTGVTIVSEQSEEIRQSITENLGRGVTIYQGKRGFGKRGDRSLSIDIVFTVVTRFEIPDLRKEVKRIDPNAFLIQHSIDDTEGGMVKKKPLH; from the coding sequence ATGACTTCTATCTCTCCTACTCATGAAGAGCAAACAATCTTTACCGCAATAAAAAATATTGCTCTAATTATTTGCGGTATTTTAGCGGCGGCATTCGGCCTGAAAGGATTTTTGCTTTCCAGTCATTTTATTGATGGGGGAGTTACGGGAATTTCTATGCTGCTGGCTCAAATTTCGGGCTTTCCGCTGTACGTACTTATTTTATTTATTAATCTGCCTTTCATTATTTTAGGCTACCAGCAAATGGGTTGGCGTTTTTCTTTTAAAAGTGCCGTGGCCATTGCTGGTTTAGCTGTTTGTCTGGCTGTAGTACCTTTTCCGGATGTTACCCCAGATAAGCTATTAACCGCAGTGTTCGGCGGCGTTTTCATTGGGGTAGGCATTGGATTAGCCATGCGCGGGGGTGCCGTATTAGATGGCACCGAGATTGCAGCTTTAATCGTGAGCAAAAAGTACCCTTTATTAAAAGTAAGCGATTTTATTTTATTACTTAACATCCTGATTTTTTCGGCCGCCGCTTTCTTACTCGGCATTGAATCCGCGCTATACTCTATTTTAACTTATTTCGCGGCTTCTAAAATGATCGATTTCCTTATTTCCGGAATTGAGCAATACACCGGGGTAACTATTGTCTCCGAACAAAGCGAGGAAATCCGGCAGAGTATCACCGAAAATTTGGGCAGGGGGGTTACTATTTACCAAGGTAAACGCGGCTTCGGGAAACGCGGCGACCGTAGCTTAAGCATTGATATTGTTTTCACGGTAGTAACCCGCTTCGAAATTCCGGACTTGCGCAAAGAAGTTAAACGCATTGACCCAAATGCTTTTCTAATTCAGCATAGCATCGATGATACCGAAGGTGGTATGGTTAAAAAGAAACCTTTGCATTAA
- a CDS encoding ABC transporter ATP-binding protein: protein MKKINPNIDKNNKVISIRGLRKSFDEFDVLRGVDLDLYQGENLVVLGRSGTGKSVLIKIIAGLLKPDSGEINVLGSQVDKLSPVELDQLRLKIGFSFQNSALYDSMTIRENLEFPLIRNQKNLSRREIDRIVNIVLEAVELSHTINQMPSELSGGQRKRIGIARTLILKPEIMLYDEPTAGLDPITSIEINKLINGVQKRFNTSSIIITHDLTCARSTGDRIVMLLDGQFQRQGTFEEVFDSEDERVRAFYDYNFIE from the coding sequence ATGAAAAAAATAAATCCGAATATTGATAAAAACAATAAAGTTATTTCTATCAGAGGATTAAGAAAATCGTTTGATGAATTTGATGTGCTTCGCGGGGTGGACCTAGACCTTTACCAAGGCGAAAACTTAGTAGTGCTGGGCCGTTCAGGAACGGGTAAGTCGGTGTTAATCAAAATTATTGCCGGTTTGCTCAAACCCGATTCCGGCGAAATAAATGTATTAGGCAGCCAGGTAGATAAATTGTCGCCGGTAGAATTAGACCAACTGCGTTTAAAAATTGGCTTTTCTTTCCAGAACAGTGCTTTGTACGATAGCATGACAATCCGCGAAAATCTGGAGTTTCCTTTAATCCGGAACCAAAAAAATTTAAGCCGCCGCGAAATTGACCGGATTGTAAATATTGTGCTCGAAGCCGTAGAACTTTCGCATACTATTAATCAAATGCCCTCTGAGCTTTCCGGCGGGCAACGGAAACGGATTGGTATTGCCCGGACTTTAATTCTGAAGCCGGAAATTATGCTTTACGATGAACCAACCGCCGGCTTAGATCCCATTACGAGCATCGAGATTAATAAATTAATAAATGGAGTGCAGAAAAGATTTAATACCTCCTCCATTATTATTACCCACGATTTAACCTGCGCCCGCTCTACCGGCGACCGGATTGTCATGCTGTTAGACGGCCAGTTTCAGCGTCAAGGTACTTTTGAGGAAGTGTTTGATTCGGAGGATGAACGCGTGCGAGCTTTTTACGATTATAATTTTATTGAATAG
- a CDS encoding MlaE family ABC transporter permease produces MALTDENPDYKNNRRYVLSKRMDRLFLELNSIYQFIARFFREVFLPPYEGKEIIKQCFEIGVKSLPLISLTGFIIGIVFTNQSRVSLAEFGATSWLPALISVAIVRAMGPLVTALIAAGRVGSSIGAELGSMKVTEQIDAMEVSATNPYRFLVVSRVLATTFMVPTLMMYMVLVALLGAYVNVHNNELTSFTTYFVQVFNAITFLDIFSSIAKSFVFGFTIGVVGCYKGYNSSKGTEGVGKAANSSVVTGMFLIFIEELISLQIITALRTI; encoded by the coding sequence ATGGCTCTTACCGACGAAAATCCTGATTATAAAAACAACCGCAGATATGTTCTATCCAAACGGATGGATCGCCTGTTTCTGGAATTAAATTCTATTTACCAGTTTATCGCCCGCTTTTTCCGGGAAGTGTTTTTACCCCCCTACGAAGGCAAAGAAATTATTAAACAATGTTTCGAGATAGGTGTTAAATCGCTGCCGCTTATTTCGTTAACGGGTTTTATTATTGGTATTGTTTTTACAAACCAGTCCCGGGTTTCCCTCGCTGAATTTGGCGCTACGTCCTGGTTACCGGCGCTTATTTCAGTGGCTATTGTGCGGGCAATGGGTCCGTTGGTTACGGCTTTAATTGCGGCCGGCCGGGTTGGGTCCAGTATTGGCGCCGAATTAGGCTCTATGAAAGTAACCGAACAAATTGATGCGATGGAGGTATCGGCCACTAATCCTTACCGTTTTTTAGTGGTAAGCCGGGTATTAGCTACTACTTTTATGGTGCCTACACTTATGATGTACATGGTTTTAGTAGCTTTGTTGGGAGCCTACGTAAATGTTCATAATAACGAGTTAACCAGTTTTACCACTTATTTCGTACAGGTTTTTAACGCCATTACTTTTCTAGATATATTTTCTTCCATAGCCAAATCTTTTGTATTTGGGTTTACCATTGGGGTAGTAGGTTGCTACAAAGGCTATAACTCCTCTAAAGGTACCGAAGGAGTAGGTAAAGCGGCAAACTCCTCGGTAGTAACCGGTATGTTCTTAATTTTTATTGAAGAACTAATTTCCTTACAAATTATTACGGCGTTGCGGACTATTTAA
- a CDS encoding Ig-like domain-containing protein, producing the protein MKKQFTSYQKLADLLNRKWSITLLLACMWGIQANGATKPRNSVAGTTPNNRSVSVKPAVFAGEKVTSFTLIDADTEKDIQTIANGAVLKLSSLPTKNLNIRANTSPATVGSVVFNLSGAQVQNQTQTEKPYALFGDASGDYYPWVPTNGSYTLKCTPYSGGGGSGSAGAALTVSFKVETGTTNPRPYVTAVRPANGATNVALDQSVSVDLRYPGGNYIRTTTVNTSTVKLYSVSSSGAKTLVTGTAVNSTAAGDAVTLSASLKLATTYEFQITDGVKDDNGNSLIPFSSRFKTTSVTQPPGNLDGVSFTEKTLITTSFGSDGFTTLVIGPDHRLYAATSGGKIERWDINSDGTITNHKTISPFGSSRRLLIGFHFAPSATASNLIAFISHSSPLFTGTPEWSGKISRINLNNPASPQVVDYVINLPRSYKDHSTNSIDFGSDGALYFTQGSATAMGSLDGAWGNRPEKILNGAVLRLDINKAQSQGLPVNVKTQEGGTYNPYSSNAPLTIYATGVRNAYDLVWHSNGSLYVPTNGSAAGGNTPALPSGTVWSNGSKYTGASIPAMTDVRQTMSDYLFRVVKGGYYGHPNILRHEYILNGGNPTSGSDPGEVTAYKVGTPKEPNYRGYIYNFGLNKSPNGIIEYRSNAFGGKLRGKMLVCRFSGGDDLMVLAPSASNPNSITVTEGIKVPGLRRPFSNPLDVIEDVKTGNLYLSEYYDANGDGQPRITLLKADKPATSGAVADRLITDTFVEQNKEATGLSVSVYPNPSTGDNLHAEVKNFGFQEAVTLTLHNAVGQVIQTTNLVTDEQGAGSQDITLHQQVLRGVYILKAASASGNTQTKVVIE; encoded by the coding sequence ATGAAAAAACAATTTACTTCTTATCAAAAGCTGGCGGATTTGTTGAATAGAAAGTGGTCAATAACTCTGCTACTTGCCTGCATGTGGGGTATTCAAGCGAATGGCGCCACAAAGCCACGTAACTCCGTTGCCGGTACTACCCCAAACAACCGTTCTGTATCCGTTAAGCCAGCTGTTTTTGCGGGTGAAAAAGTTACTAGTTTTACTTTAATAGATGCTGATACCGAAAAAGATATTCAAACTATTGCCAATGGAGCTGTTTTAAAATTATCCAGTTTACCCACCAAAAACCTTAACATCCGGGCGAATACCTCTCCGGCTACAGTAGGAAGCGTTGTTTTTAATTTATCGGGAGCTCAGGTACAAAATCAAACTCAAACGGAAAAGCCTTACGCTTTATTTGGCGATGCCAGCGGGGATTATTATCCTTGGGTACCTACTAATGGTAGTTATACGCTTAAATGTACGCCTTATTCCGGCGGTGGGGGTTCGGGTTCGGCTGGGGCCGCTTTAACTGTTTCTTTTAAAGTGGAAACCGGTACTACTAACCCGCGGCCTTACGTAACAGCCGTCCGGCCAGCAAATGGGGCCACAAATGTAGCTTTAGACCAATCTGTATCGGTTGATTTAAGATATCCGGGTGGTAATTACATCCGTACTACTACGGTAAATACCAGTACCGTAAAATTGTACTCGGTTAGTTCTTCGGGTGCTAAAACCTTAGTAACGGGTACAGCCGTAAATTCTACCGCTGCCGGCGATGCGGTTACTCTTTCGGCTTCTCTTAAACTTGCTACTACTTATGAGTTTCAGATTACCGATGGCGTAAAAGATGATAATGGTAATTCTTTAATTCCTTTTTCTTCCCGCTTCAAAACTACCAGCGTTACCCAGCCACCCGGAAATTTAGATGGCGTTTCTTTTACCGAGAAAACCTTAATTACTACTTCCTTTGGCAGCGATGGTTTCACTACCTTGGTAATTGGGCCGGATCATCGCTTGTACGCGGCTACTTCCGGCGGTAAAATTGAACGTTGGGATATAAATTCAGACGGAACGATTACCAATCATAAAACTATTTCCCCTTTTGGTTCGAGCCGTCGGTTGCTCATTGGTTTTCATTTTGCCCCATCGGCTACGGCCAGCAACTTAATTGCTTTTATTAGTCATTCTTCGCCGTTATTTACAGGTACTCCCGAGTGGTCAGGTAAGATTTCGCGTATTAATCTAAACAATCCAGCCAGTCCGCAAGTGGTTGATTACGTAATTAATTTACCGCGCTCGTATAAAGATCATTCTACTAACAGTATTGATTTTGGATCGGACGGTGCTTTGTATTTTACGCAAGGCAGTGCTACGGCCATGGGGTCTTTAGATGGCGCTTGGGGTAATCGGCCGGAGAAAATTTTAAATGGCGCCGTATTGCGTCTAGATATTAACAAAGCGCAGAGCCAAGGTTTGCCCGTGAATGTAAAAACTCAGGAAGGCGGTACTTATAATCCTTATTCATCCAATGCGCCTTTAACTATTTACGCAACTGGCGTCCGGAATGCGTACGACTTAGTATGGCATTCCAATGGTTCTTTGTACGTGCCAACTAACGGTTCGGCGGCCGGTGGCAATACGCCCGCTCTACCTTCCGGTACGGTTTGGTCGAACGGGTCAAAATATACGGGAGCGAGTATCCCGGCCATGACCGATGTACGCCAGACCATGAGCGATTATTTATTTAGAGTGGTAAAAGGTGGGTATTACGGCCACCCGAATATTTTACGGCACGAGTATATTTTAAATGGCGGTAACCCAACCAGTGGTAGTGACCCAGGAGAAGTAACTGCTTATAAGGTAGGTACGCCGAAAGAGCCTAATTACAGGGGTTATATTTATAATTTCGGGTTGAACAAATCGCCTAATGGAATTATTGAATACAGAAGTAATGCTTTTGGCGGCAAACTTAGAGGTAAAATGCTGGTATGTCGCTTTAGCGGCGGCGATGACCTGATGGTATTAGCCCCGAGTGCCTCCAATCCTAATAGCATTACGGTTACGGAAGGCATTAAAGTGCCGGGTTTACGCCGGCCATTTTCTAACCCATTAGATGTAATTGAAGATGTGAAAACCGGCAATTTATACTTATCGGAGTATTACGATGCGAATGGTGATGGTCAGCCGCGGATTACTTTATTGAAAGCAGATAAACCCGCTACTAGCGGTGCCGTTGCGGACAGATTAATCACCGATACTTTCGTTGAACAAAACAAGGAAGCAACCGGATTGAGCGTATCTGTTTATCCGAATCCGAGTACTGGCGATAATTTACACGCAGAAGTGAAAAACTTCGGCTTCCAGGAAGCCGTTACTTTAACCTTGCATAATGCCGTGGGCCAGGTAATTCAAACTACTAATTTGGTAACGGATGAGCAGGGAGCCGGAAGCCAGGATATTACTCTCCATCAGCAAGTATTACGGGGCGTTTATATTCTGAAAGCGGCCAGTGCTTCGGGGAATACCCAGACGAAGGTAGTAATTGAGTAA
- the lepB gene encoding signal peptidase I — MKAFFRNKKSTNNSSPTKSVLREWGDALMFAVIAATLIRWATFEAYAIPSSSMEKSLLTGDYLFVSKLHYGSRTPATPLQVPLTHQTIWGTELPSYSDIITLPSFRLPGFSEIKRNDAVVFNLPSEDQHPFDLKTHYIKRCVGMAGDSFSIKDAQIYVNGQPIPNPKEEQFQYYVVTNKVLNEEFFNDRDITDYFSAPSGYAVHTSPVKAKELASLDFIQEVRLLVSPAGETEAEVFPQEPSIYRWNKDNYGPLYIPKKGTTVTITPNNLPLYARVITKYEHNKTAQVSEGKLFIDGKEAKSYTFKQNYYFMMGDNRHNSEDSRYWGFVPEDHVVGKAVFVWMSVDPKGSFTDKIRWSRIFKTIE, encoded by the coding sequence ATGAAAGCATTTTTCCGGAACAAAAAATCAACTAACAATTCTTCTCCTACCAAAAGTGTTCTCCGGGAATGGGGCGATGCGCTCATGTTTGCGGTAATAGCGGCTACTTTAATCCGGTGGGCAACCTTTGAGGCCTACGCTATCCCTTCCTCCTCCATGGAAAAATCTTTATTAACCGGTGATTATTTGTTCGTGAGTAAACTGCATTACGGCTCCCGTACTCCTGCTACTCCTTTACAAGTACCATTAACGCACCAAACTATTTGGGGAACGGAATTACCTTCTTATTCAGATATTATTACATTGCCCTCTTTCCGGTTACCCGGTTTTTCTGAAATTAAGCGCAACGATGCGGTGGTCTTTAATCTCCCTTCCGAAGATCAACACCCCTTCGATTTAAAAACCCATTACATAAAACGCTGCGTGGGCATGGCCGGTGATTCTTTTAGCATCAAAGACGCCCAAATCTATGTGAATGGCCAACCTATCCCGAATCCGAAGGAAGAGCAATTCCAGTATTACGTTGTTACAAATAAAGTTTTAAACGAAGAATTTTTCAACGATCGGGATATAACGGATTACTTTTCGGCGCCAAGTGGTTATGCGGTGCACACAAGTCCGGTTAAAGCAAAAGAATTAGCTTCACTAGATTTTATACAAGAAGTACGGCTATTGGTATCTCCCGCCGGCGAAACGGAAGCCGAGGTATTTCCGCAGGAACCTAGTATTTACCGTTGGAATAAAGACAATTACGGTCCTTTGTACATCCCTAAAAAAGGTACTACCGTAACTATTACTCCCAACAATCTGCCGTTATACGCCCGGGTTATTACCAAATACGAGCACAATAAGACCGCACAAGTTTCGGAGGGAAAGCTTTTTATTGATGGCAAAGAAGCGAAAAGCTATACTTTCAAACAGAATTATTATTTCATGATGGGCGATAACCGACATAACTCCGAAGATTCCCGTTATTGGGGCTTTGTACCCGAAGATCATGTAGTAGGCAAAGCGGTTTTCGTTTGGATGTCGGTAGATCCCAAGGGTAGCTTCACCGATAAAATCCGCTGGAGTCGTATCTTTAAAACTATTGAGTAA
- a CDS encoding Ig-like domain-containing protein, whose amino-acid sequence MKKEITPYQRFIELSNRRLLSALLLALIVGIVSVLPSYAASAAEGESKNYHLTTKSRTAAFAGERIVSFTLINADTEQPIQTIPNGATLNLATLSTKNLNIRADTDPSTVGSVVFELSGAQIRNETQTGKPYALFGDAGGNYNPWIPTLGSYTLKCTPFVGSAGSGTAGASLTITFTVVNKSSTSLISNIKSNTGNSYAQSNLAVGAAFYTDRVYKITSLPASLNGEAFIKTPNDDKYFTSSTAFTFQLGQNATVYVAYDPVATKLPAWMAGWQKTFDRIGINDPRISYLEVYSKSFAPGTITLGGNLASPAVGSKNTYIVVVKPDGATNVRPYVTAVRPVDEATNVHLDQSVSVDLKYPGGNSINGNTVNTTTVKLYMVSSTGIKTLVSGTAVNSTAAGDAITLSAALKASTTYEFQITDGVKDDNGNALVPFASRFTTTSVTPDNTGDLSGVSFTEQTLITTSFGSDGFTSLVVGPDHRLYAATSGGKIERWDIRADGTITNHVTISPFGSSRRLLIGLRFSPSATSSNLIAWISHSSPVFTNAPDWSGKISRINLNNPASPQVVDYVVNLPRSYKDHSTNSLDFGPDGALYFPQGSNSAMGSLDGAWGNRAERLLNAAVLRLDINKAQSQGLPIDVKTQEGGSYNPYSSNAPLTLYATGVRNAYDLIWHSNGSLYVPANGSAAGGNTPALLNGTKWSNGQTYTGPSIPAMTDVRQTQNDYLFRVVQGGYYGHPNALRNEYIMNGGNPTSNTDPGELVGYPVGTPTEPNYRGFIYNFGLNISPNGAIEYRSNAFGGKLKGKMLVCRFSGGDDLIVLAPSASNPNTITATEGIKVPGFRRPFSNPLDVIEDVKTGNLYLSEYYDGNGDGQPRITLLKADKPATSGTTAQRVASIIDTEVEDGSGLTVSVYPNPNTGNNLHVEVKNFSAQEAITLTLHDVVGQVVQATTLVTNEQGTGSTNLSLHKQQLVRGVYVIKAAGASGSTQTKLVIE is encoded by the coding sequence ATGAAAAAAGAAATTACCCCTTATCAAAGGTTTATAGAATTATCGAATAGAAGGTTGCTTTCTGCACTTCTTCTGGCCTTGATAGTCGGTATCGTATCTGTTTTACCCAGTTATGCTGCCAGTGCAGCTGAAGGGGAAAGTAAAAATTATCATTTAACTACTAAAAGCCGCACTGCTGCTTTCGCCGGTGAAAGAATAGTAAGTTTCACTTTAATTAACGCCGATACCGAACAGCCTATTCAGACCATTCCTAACGGAGCTACTTTAAACTTAGCTACTTTATCAACCAAAAATCTGAACATCCGGGCAGATACTGACCCAAGTACCGTAGGAAGTGTGGTATTTGAGCTAAGTGGCGCTCAAATCCGTAACGAAACGCAAACCGGTAAGCCCTACGCCTTATTCGGCGACGCAGGCGGGAACTACAACCCTTGGATACCTACCTTGGGAAGCTATACGCTTAAATGTACTCCTTTTGTGGGTAGTGCTGGTTCCGGAACGGCAGGTGCGTCTTTAACTATTACCTTTACCGTAGTTAATAAGAGCTCTACCAGTTTAATCAGTAACATAAAATCAAATACCGGCAATAGTTATGCTCAATCCAATTTAGCGGTAGGCGCTGCCTTTTATACCGATCGGGTTTATAAAATTACATCGCTGCCCGCTTCTTTAAATGGCGAAGCGTTTATTAAAACACCTAACGACGACAAATATTTTACTTCCTCTACCGCCTTCACCTTTCAGCTTGGGCAGAATGCTACGGTTTATGTAGCCTACGATCCGGTGGCTACTAAGCTACCGGCCTGGATGGCTGGCTGGCAAAAAACTTTTGACCGGATTGGCATTAATGATCCCCGGATTAGTTATTTAGAAGTATACAGCAAATCATTTGCTCCCGGAACTATTACGTTGGGGGGTAATTTAGCCAGTCCTGCAGTTGGTTCTAAGAACACGTATATTGTAGTAGTAAAACCAGACGGAGCAACAAATGTTCGCCCTTATGTAACAGCCGTACGCCCCGTTGATGAAGCGACCAATGTGCATTTAGATCAATCTGTATCCGTAGATTTAAAATACCCGGGCGGTAACTCTATTAATGGCAATACGGTAAATACTACCACCGTAAAATTATACATGGTTAGTTCCACGGGCATTAAAACCCTAGTGAGTGGTACAGCCGTTAATTCTACCGCTGCCGGCGATGCTATAACATTATCGGCCGCTTTAAAAGCCAGCACTACTTACGAATTTCAGATTACCGATGGCGTAAAAGATGATAACGGAAACGCTTTAGTTCCTTTTGCTTCCCGGTTTACTACTACCAGTGTTACCCCAGATAATACCGGTGATTTAAGCGGCGTTTCCTTCACCGAACAAACCTTAATTACTACTTCCTTTGGCAGCGATGGTTTCACATCGTTAGTGGTGGGGCCCGACCATCGCTTGTACGCGGCTACTTCCGGCGGTAAAATTGAACGCTGGGACATTCGGGCGGATGGTACCATTACCAACCACGTTACCATTTCTCCCTTCGGTTCGAGCCGTCGGTTGCTGATTGGTTTACGGTTTTCTCCCTCGGCTACTTCCAGCAACTTAATTGCTTGGATTAGTCATTCCTCACCGGTGTTTACCAATGCGCCGGATTGGTCAGGAAAAATATCCCGAATTAATTTAAATAATCCAGCTAGTCCGCAGGTGGTAGATTATGTGGTTAACTTACCGCGTTCTTACAAAGATCACTCTACTAATAGCCTTGATTTTGGGCCGGATGGTGCTTTATACTTCCCGCAGGGCAGTAATTCGGCGATGGGTTCTTTAGATGGCGCTTGGGGAAACCGGGCAGAAAGATTATTGAATGCAGCCGTATTGCGGTTAGATATTAACAAAGCCCAGAGCCAAGGTTTACCTATCGACGTGAAAACGCAAGAAGGTGGTTCTTACAATCCTTATTCATCCAATGCGCCTTTAACTTTATACGCCACGGGAGTTCGAAATGCGTATGACTTGATATGGCATTCGAATGGTTCTTTGTACGTGCCAGCTAATGGCTCAGCCGCAGGAGGAAACACGCCGGCTTTGCTTAATGGTACCAAGTGGTCTAATGGTCAAACTTATACCGGTCCGAGTATCCCAGCGATGACGGATGTGCGCCAAACGCAAAATGACTATTTGTTCCGGGTAGTGCAAGGTGGTTATTACGGCCACCCCAATGCTTTGCGGAATGAGTACATCATGAATGGGGGTAACCCAACCAGCAATACGGATCCAGGAGAGTTAGTAGGCTATCCGGTTGGTACACCTACCGAACCAAATTACCGGGGCTTCATTTATAATTTCGGCCTGAATATTTCACCAAACGGAGCTATTGAATATAGAAGCAATGCTTTTGGGGGTAAGTTAAAAGGTAAAATGCTCGTGTGCCGCTTTAGCGGCGGCGATGATTTAATTGTTCTGGCACCTAGTGCGAGCAATCCAAATACTATTACCGCAACCGAGGGAATTAAAGTACCAGGCTTCCGTCGGCCGTTTTCTAACCCATTGGATGTAATTGAAGATGTGAAAACCGGTAACCTGTATTTATCGGAGTACTACGATGGCAACGGCGACGGACAGCCCCGCATAACTTTGTTAAAAGCAGACAAACCTGCTACCAGCGGTACCACCGCGCAGAGAGTAGCTAGCATTATAGATACAGAGGTGGAAGATGGATCAGGTTTAACTGTAAGCGTGTACCCAAATCCAAATACTGGAAACAACCTGCACGTAGAAGTGAAAAACTTTTCGGCGCAGGAAGCTATTACTCTTACTTTACACGATGTGGTTGGTCAGGTAGTACAGGCTACTACTTTGGTTACCAACGAACAGGGAACAGGCAGCACCAATTTATCGCTACACAAGCAACAGTTAGTTCGCGGAGTATACGTAATAAAAGCAGCTGGTGCTTCGGGTAGTACGCAAACTAAATTAGTAATCGAATAA